GTGATTGGAGAATTCATGCCTCAAAGATGGTAGACAAGTTCAGTTGGGCAATAAAGTGTATGAGTGGGGAGCACAAACTGTGTGGTAGGCTTGAGGTCAACCCAATAGTGACCACCAATTGGTTGGTGAGGAAGTTGTTGCCAGACATTGAGGCAAACTTAGAAATACCAGTGGTCACACTGCAGAGGTATGCTCAGGAGAGGTTCCAGATTGAGGTGAAGCCAAGGCTATTCTATAAGGTGAAAGCAGTGGCTAAGGAGATCATCCATGGTAGTTTTAGTGAGTCATATGCACTCCTACCTAGGTATGCAGAGATGATCAAGGAGACTAACCCTGGGAGTTATGCACTGGTCACATGGCATAGTGTTTCTGGGGATGTGcaaccaaagttcaaggcctgTTTTTTCTCATTTGCTGCACAGTTCAGGGGATTTCTGACTGGGTGTAGGCCCATTATTGGAATTGATGGCTCTCACCTAAGTGggtatttcaagggaattcttCTGGCTGCTTTGGGGATTGATGGAAACAATGAGATTTTCCTGCTAGCTTATGGAGTGGTGGACACTGAAAGTCAAGAGAGCTGGAACTACTTCATGAGGAACCTAAGGGCAGTGTTTCAGCAAGAAGGATGCAACAGGGATGACTGGACCTTCATCAGTGACAGAATGAGGGTaagttatttcaccaaataccctcttGCATATTtaaatttcaccaaataccctcataacataaattaatttcaccaaataccctcataccaaaatttattttcaccaaatacccctataaTTAGCATGTTAATTTCATCAAATACCCTTTTAATTCACTGACTGACTTTGTTGTTTCATTCACTGATTAGGGGGTGGATTTAGCTGTGCATGAGAACTTCCCAAGGGCCACCAGAAGGTGTTGCAGTCAACATCTATACATGAATTGCAAAAATGGTGGTTGGAGTGGAGAACTTTTCCACAAGTTATTCTGGATAGCTGCAAATGCCTTCAACCCCTATGTTTTCAACAAGGCAATAGAGAAGATCACTGACTTTGATCCCAATGCAACAAAGTACTTGGACACATGTACTGAGCAGTGGTCCAGACATCAGTTTGACCCAGAAGTTTGTTGTGATCATAACACAACTAACTTTGTGGAATCATTCAATGCTCTGACCAAGCCTTACAGAGATTTACCAGTTTTGACCCTGTTTGAAGGTAATGCCTCTGTTTCTATTCTACTCTCCTTATTCTGTGTTTTTATTACATGGTCTCTGCATAATATGATTCCCTGGTTGTTTCCTATTTGATTTACAGCAATAAGACAATGGGCTATGCAGAGAATTGGGGTCAGATTTGACAAAGCTGTCACTATGGAACCTCACCAATTAACCGAGTATGCCAGACAGGAACTTGAGCTCAGAGGTGCAGAGTCCAGGTTTTGCTACTCTACTCCTTGTGGAGGTGGGGAGTATGAGGTGAGGGATGGAAATGTGCACTTCCCAGTGAGGATTGACACCAGGAGATGTGGATGTGGGGTATGGCAGGTCTCTGGAATCCCTTGCAAACATGGTTTGAGGGTGATTTACAACCAAAGACTTAGCCCTGAAGATTTTGTGTCTGGCTATTTCAAGGGTGCTGCCTATAAGCAGACATATGCAGAGCATATGCACCCAATGCCTGACCCCAGTCAATGGCCAGAGTACTCCCTTCCCACCATTAATCCCCCTGGGATCAAGAGGAGTGCTGGAAGACCCCCTAAACAGAGAAAGAGGAATGCCATGGAAGCTAAGAAGAGGAAGAGGCATAGCTCAGTCAAGTGTGGAAAGTGCAAGGAAATGGGCCACAATGCAAGGACTTGTAAGAATGGTGCTGGAAGTTCCAAGGCTCCCCCAAAGCAGAGAGCTCCTACAAAGAAGAGGAAGGCATCATCTGATGGTGCAAGTACATCCAAGGCACCACCCAAGGGGAAAAGGTCAAAGCAAGCATGAGGCAGTGTGAATTTTGGGGGGTAGAATGACTTTTTGATTTGGATTAACATAGAAAACAACAGCACATGTAAATGGTGCACATATTTTTTGTAAAGTAAGCTAAAACAGGAATGCTTCCCAAATGTGGGTTTTTTGTGCATATGTAATTATGCAAAAACAAGTAGTTGTTCTTAGATTGTTTCACTTCATTATTACAAAAAGTAAgattacaaacatcaatattCCCATTTGAATTACAAGATTCACTACTTTCTGTTGTTGTttaagcttcttcttcatttgcttcaattcttcttgcatcttacTTTTCCCCCGATTTTCAACACTTTCTCCTTCATCAATGTTTCCCCTGTTTTCTTGCTCAACTCTACCCTTACACCATCTAAGATTGTTGCATGGATCGCACTTGTAGTATAGCCTTTGTGGGTTGAGTGTCGTATCGGAGCTCCGGATTGCAAATTTCCtcccacaataacaaaattggTTAGGaactctaatatatgtggactcattgtgtGTGGATGAAGATTTTGATTGAAAACTCATGACTAAAATGGGATGAAACTACAACAAACACTCAGACCAGCCTTATTTAT
This Spinacia oleracea cultivar Varoflay chromosome 6, BTI_SOV_V1, whole genome shotgun sequence DNA region includes the following protein-coding sequences:
- the LOC130463467 gene encoding uncharacterized protein, with protein sequence MSATWLLLHYKSHDFDVRVLDTDKCQLIDIFLDIFEESRKQNVFLPEKFRLYTNSPTGRVELVDDSVMIRMWGWNMGKDTVELWIEDSDSPGLAFRSVVALLDMQRKELEKKLRERQEELLRMQREAEEQRRKEEEKERVRLELEEQKKYTVAMEVPVVDVENDGVEYVRVITTEDADEVFPGQSQPQPQTQDSPPPKKPTKSKPRKKLTPKKKKTPKNAPPKPTKTTTTPESTTQTPPPPPESRQQTPPPPPQSRQHTPPPPPQSRQHTPSPPPQSTQQTPSPPPQSTQHTPSPPPQQTQTENAAPTEPQANIPEPSVPSKPLKTGRARPKGFRVGKPTLVKLGTYVAKTNASKVKRGAGRACKGKGVVVLSDNEDDEDSEDDDYEGEVSDDDSEDEEDIGDFIIAEEGLEDLQDDIPEKTFEDCLDGSARMDRNYKNGKVYVEQPYGSIRLEPWLIFKDRESFMNVLMDYCIQEGFGLSVEKSDNQRYTAVCAIEGCDWRIHASKMVDKFSWAIKCMSGEHKLCGRLEVNPIVTTNWLVRKLLPDIEANLEIPVVTLQRYAQERFQIEVKPRLFYKVKAVAKEIIHGSFSESYALLPRYAEMIKETNPGSYALVTWHSVSGDVQPKFKACFFSFAAQFRGFLTGCRPIIGIDGSHLSGYFKGILLAALGIDGNNEIFLLAYGVVDTESQESWNYFMRNLRAVFQQEGCNRDDWTFISDRMRGVDLAVHENFPRATRRCCSQHLYMNCKNGGWSGELFHKLFWIAANAFNPYVFNKAIEKITDFDPNATKYLDTCTEQWSRHQFDPEVCCDHNTTNFVESFNALTKPYRDLPVLTLFEAIRQWAMQRIGVRFDKAVTMEPHQLTEYARQELELRGAESRFCYSTPCGGGEYEVRDGNVHFPVRIDTRRCGCGVWQVSGIPCKHGLRVIYNQRLSPEDFVSGYFKGAAYKQTYAEHMHPMPDPSQWPEYSLPTINPPGIKRSAGRPPKQRKRNAMEAKKRKRHSSVKCGKCKEMGHNARTCKNGAGSSKAPPKQRAPTKKRKASSDGASTSKAPPKGKRSKQA